The genomic segment ATGAAGACAAGTTCCTTATGGTGGTTAACAAACCGGCCGGGCTGGTGGTGCATCCCGGACATGGCAACTATCATGGCACGCTTGTCAATGCCATTGCCTGGCACATGAAAGATATTCCCGATTATGATGCCAATGACCCGCACGTGGGGCTTGTGCACCGTATCGATAAAGATACATCCGGCTTGCTGGTGATTGCCAAAACACCGGATGCAAAAACCAATCTCGGCCTCCAATTTTTCAATAAAACCACTAAACGCCGTTATCGTGCTCTCGTCTGGGGGAATGTGGAGCAGGACGAAGGTACGATTGTAGGCAACGTGGGGCGTAATCCTAAAGACCGTATGCAGATGACCGTCCTTCCCGACGACCAGGGTAAGCATGCCGTTACCCACTACCGGGTGTTGGAACGTTTGGGATATGTGACCCTTGTGGAGTGTGTCCTCGAAACAGGGCGCACCCATCAAATTCGTGTGCACATGAAGCACATCGGGCATGTCCTTTTCAATGATGAACGCTATGGCGGCCATGAGATTCTGAAAGGAACGCATTTTGCCAAATACAAACAGTTTGTAAACAATTGCTTCGATACTTGTCCGCGGCAGGCATTGCATGCCATGACGCTGGGGTTTGTGCATCCCGTTACCGGAGAAGAAATGTACTTTACCTCGGAACTGCCGGATGACATGACCCGGCTGATTGATAAGTGGAGAGGCTACATTAGTAATAGAGAATTAGAATGAAACGCACAATTGCTATTGCATGTGGGGGGGATACTTCCGAATTTGAGGTTTCCCTGCGCAGCGCACAAGGAATTTACTCCTTCATCGACAAGGAGAAATATACATTATATATTGTAGAGATGCATGGGCTGGACTGGCATGTGCAGCTTCCCGACGGGACAAAGACTCCTGTGGACCGCAATGACTTCAGTTTCAGGCTGGGGGGGGAGAAGGTGGTATTCGACTTTGTATATATCACCATTCATGGCACTCCGGGTGAGGACGGACGCTTGCAGGGGTATTTAGATATGCTTCATATACCCTATTCTTGCTGTGGAGTGCTTGCGGCTGCACTGACCTATGATAAGTTTGCCTGTAATCAATATCTGAAAGCTTTCGGTGTGCGTATCGCCGACTCTCTGCTGCTCCGTCAGGGACAGTCGGTTTCCGATGAAGACGTAATTGGTAAGATAGGGCTGCCCTGCTTCATCAAACCCAGTCTGGGAGGTTCCAGTTTCGGCGTGACAAAGGTCAAAACAAGGGAAGAGATACAGCCTGCCATTGAGAAGGCTTTCAAAGAAGCCAGGGAGGTATTGGTGGAGGCTTTCATGCAAGGTACGGAAATTACCTGCGGCTGCTATAAAACCAAAGAAAAGTCTGTGGTATTTCCCATTACGGAAGTGGTGTCGCATAATGAGTATTTTGACTATAAAGCCAAATATAACGGTGAGTCGGATGAGATAACTCCGGCGCGTATTCCCGACGAATTGCGCGATCGTGTGCAGAAGCTCACTTCCGCCATTTATGATATCCTCGGCGCTGCC from the Bacteroides eggerthii genome contains:
- a CDS encoding RluA family pseudouridine synthase produces the protein MIEELPDDIENDVLDDIEPVGDESQLYEHFRVVVDKGQEMMRVDKYLFDRLTNASRNRIQKAADAGFVMANDKPVKSSYKVKPLDVITVMMDRPRYENEVIPEDIPLNIVYEDKFLMVVNKPAGLVVHPGHGNYHGTLVNAIAWHMKDIPDYDANDPHVGLVHRIDKDTSGLLVIAKTPDAKTNLGLQFFNKTTKRRYRALVWGNVEQDEGTIVGNVGRNPKDRMQMTVLPDDQGKHAVTHYRVLERLGYVTLVECVLETGRTHQIRVHMKHIGHVLFNDERYGGHEILKGTHFAKYKQFVNNCFDTCPRQALHAMTLGFVHPVTGEEMYFTSELPDDMTRLIDKWRGYISNRELE
- a CDS encoding D-alanine--D-alanine ligase, which produces MKRTIAIACGGDTSEFEVSLRSAQGIYSFIDKEKYTLYIVEMHGLDWHVQLPDGTKTPVDRNDFSFRLGGEKVVFDFVYITIHGTPGEDGRLQGYLDMLHIPYSCCGVLAAALTYDKFACNQYLKAFGVRIADSLLLRQGQSVSDEDVIGKIGLPCFIKPSLGGSSFGVTKVKTREEIQPAIEKAFKEAREVLVEAFMQGTEITCGCYKTKEKSVVFPITEVVSHNEYFDYKAKYNGESDEITPARIPDELRDRVQKLTSAIYDILGAAGIIRVDYIITEGEKINLLEVNTTPGMTATSFIPQQVRAANLDIKDVMTDIIENQF